In Pirellula sp. SH-Sr6A, the DNA window CGCCTAACGCATCACGCAAGTTAAGTATCTTTCCCAGACAGCGTGCGGGACTCTCCTACACAGCGTGAGGGAGAGGTGGCTTAGCCGATAGAAAGGTGGTACTCGGTGCTGGAACGGTCGAGGACGAGCCGTTCGACAATGCACTACTCACTACTCGCTACTCACTACTCGCTACTCACTACTCACTACTCACTACTCACTACTCACTACTCACTACTCACTACTCACTACTCACTACTCACTACTCACTACTCGCTACTCACCACTCGTTACTCGCTAATTGAGCAAGATGCACGTATTGTATTTCCATCAGTATTTTTCGACGCGACAAGGTAGCACGGGGACGCGATCCTATGAGATGGCGCAAAAGCTGCTCCAACGAGGACATTCGGTCACCATGGTCTGCGCCAGCTACGGGGCTGCGAATACAGGTCTTACTGCCCCATTCCAAAACGGACGCCGCGAGGGGACTGTCGATGGCATCCATGTCATCGAACTGGAATTGCCCATTTCCAATCGCGATAGCCTGCTCCAACGAACTTGGACCTTTCTGAAATACTCGCTCCGCAGCTCCTGGATCGCGCTCACAACTCGATGCGATCTTGTCTTCGCGACCTCAACTCCTTTGACTGCCGCAATCCCAGGCTTGGTAGCAAGCTGGTTCCGATGGCGTCCCTTTGTTTTCGAAGTCCGCGATCTCTGGCCGGAGCTTCCCAAGGCGATGGGAGTCATCAAGAACCCGGTCGTCCTCTTTCTCATGGCTGTTTTGGAGAAGCGAGCGTATCGAGCTTCGAAACGATGCATTGGGCTTGCTCCCGGCATCGTCGATGGCATTGCGAAGCATATTCCTCGCGAGCGCGTCGCCTTGGTCCCCAACGGTTGCGATCTGGATTTCTTTGATCCAGAAACGAACAAACCTTGGCGCCCCGAATCGATCGCCTCGGATGACTTCGTAGCGATCTTCGCAGGCACCCACGGGCCCGCCAACGGTCTGGATGCCGTTCTCGATGCCGGTAAAGTTCTCCAGCAACGAGGACGAAACGATATCAAGCTTCTGCTGGTCGGAGATGGGAAAACCAAAGATCGATTGATCCGCCGTGTCAACGACGAGAACATCACCAACGTCCTCTTTCATGGCAATGTTCGCAAGGAGCTGGTACCGGGCCTATTGCAGGGAGCCGATGTGGGGATGCAGATCTTGGCCAACGTTCCTGCATTTTACTACGGAACATCCCCCAACAAATTCTTCGACTATCTCGCCGCAGGGGTACCCGTCCTCAACAATTACCCCGGATGGGTTGCAGATTTAGTCCAAGCGAACCAGTGTGGCAAAGCCATTCCACCGGACGATTCCAACGCGTTTGCCGACGCGCTGTGTTGGATGGCAGACAACCGCGAGGCCTGTCGCGCCATGGGACTTGCCTCCCGCGCCCTGGCGATGCGCGAGTTCAACCGCGACCGTCTCTCCGACTCCTTCGTCGACGTCCTCGAACAAGCTGCCAAGTAGTAGCGGCTTGTAATAGCCGTTTTCCAAACGGCGTTTCTGTTGCTGCTTGTCTTCGACAGGCAACACCTCCCCGCAATCTCGCATCGCGATCGTCCCTTGGATGGTAAAAGAAAAGCGAAGATTGCGGTCAGAGACTGGCTAGGACGCGCGACACCGTTCGGAGAACGGCTGGTACATAAACGCGGTTCGGAAAACGGCTATTACTTGATGAATCCTCTCGCTAAAGCTTATTGGATCGCGAAAGGGGTCGGATGGGACAATGTTCCTCGCCGGCTCCTTCAATCGTTTGCACTCCGTTCCGGTCGTTTGATTCGGAGCCAAAACCCAAGCCTCTATGCTTCGGATCGATGCCCTCTCGCATCGATAGAACCCTCCAACCGGATATCGCAATGGCACCGACGGCGCGAACGCTTTTTTCCGATGCCCCAATCGGAAAAACTTCGTTCGATCGTTCCACAGGATACTTGGAATGAACAAGTCGTTGCACCCATCCAATCCGCCTTGGCGGGCCATTATCCTATGTTCAGCCATTGGACCTCTCCTGTCGGCTGGCCACCGAACTTCCAGTCCGATGCAACCCATCAAATCGATTGGCCCGTCGGCCCCCTATGGCCGCGCACCACCCGATCGGGAGGAGAACGCGACGATATCAAACTGGTATGGGAGCCTTCGCGGCTTACCCTGCTCTATCACTTGGCGCGTGCCTATCGATTCGATGGCGACGAAACGTTTGCTCAGGCCGTTTGGGAGTTGATCGAAGCCTGGGTGGACCAGAATCCGGTGAATCAAACGGTGGCTTGGGGGTGCGGGCAAGAAGTCGCGTTTCGATGGATGGCCGTCTTGTTCAGCGTCATCGCGGTATTGGAGAGTCCAGCCACAACCCCTGACCGACTCAAGAAGGTTGACCTCCTGGCTTGGCAGTCCGCGAAACGGATCGCGTCCAATATCAACTACGCGATCAGTCAAGAAAACAACCATGCGTTGAGCGAAGCGGTTGGGCTGTGGACGGTCGGCCTCATGTACCCGGAACTTCCGGAAGCAGAGCAATGGAAACGCCAAGGCAGAACAACCCTCGAATCGGAAGTCTCCCGGCAGATTTACGAGGACGGTTCCTACGTGCAACATTCGATGTCCTACCATCGTGTCATGCTCGACGACATGCTGTGGGCGATCCGACTTGGTTCTATCAACAACGATCCGCTTCGTAGTGAGACGATCGAGAGAGTCGGTAGTGCAATTCGCTGGTTGGATCAATTCGTCGACGATACGACAGGCCGAGTCCCCAACCTCGGTTCGAACGATGGTGCGAATATCCTGCCTTTATCCTGCAGCGACTACCTCGATTATCGGCCGGTACTCCTGGCTGGTTCCACGATGCTTGGCATCCCCGTACGCGATCGAGAGTACGGACTCGCAGTGGAAAAGTCCCTTTGGTTGAACGGTGATGCCTCCATCGCGACCAACAAGCCTGCGACGACTCCTGCCGAAGAATCTTATTGGGATGCACCGAAGGGAGGCTATGCCATCCTACGCCATGGGAAAGGCTATTTGCTTCTCAAGGGATCGAACTACCGAGACAGACCAGGCCAATGCGACATGCAGCATGTCGACCTATGGCATGAGCATGAAAATGTCCTACGGGATGCCGGGAGCTACTTCTACTACCATCGAGATCCTCAGTGGAAGAAACTCTTTTACTCAGTCGCTTCGCACAATAGTGTGCAATATGGATCGCGGGAGCAGATGACCAAGGGCCCGAATTTTCTTTGGTTCCATTGGCCGTTCGTCGAGGAGCGAATCGTTCACCCCACTCACCTGAAACTCACGGTGCGTTACAACACGACAACTCCTTATCGGCATTGCCGCCAAATCGATCGAGACGGTTCGCTCTACATCATTCGCGATTCACTTCAAACGCTCGATGGAAAGAACGGAGAGGGCGATTACGTCTGCCGGTGGCGTATCAGTCCCAATTGGCAATGGCAATGGAACGAGCCACAATGGGTCGGGGTGAAAGATGATCGGACCCTATGCCGCATCGAGTTCCGAAGCACGTGCCGCATCGACACGCAGATTGTGGAGGGATGGGAATCCCTCTATTATGGGAGCAAATCGAAGCTGCCCGTCATGGAAGTTCGATTTCAGAATGGCGAATTAGAGACGCGTATTGAATGCTGCGATGACGCCCAACGCTCAAATCCTTCATAACAAAATCAACGAGGTCCTGGAGGAGTCGGGGAGGGAGAGAGTGGCAGAGCTAACGCCGCTCGCTCGCCTCAAGCAAGATCTCGACTTGGACTCCCTCGACTTGGCAGTCCTCACCGTGAAAATCGAGGCCGCTACAGGAATCGACATCTTTGCGGATGGTCTCGTCGAAACCGTCGGAGAGATCCTTGCGAAAATGCAACGCTGATCGCCCCTTCTTCGTCGATCACCCAATCCTCGCCGAGCAATCCGCTCCCACCATCTGGACCTACCGAGATCTTTTGTCCGATCTCGCCGCCCTATCTCGTGGGGAAACGAGTGTGTTGGGGGGAGTCGACGGGCCGGTGGAGGGACGTTCGGGCAATGGCGAGAGCAAAGATCACCGTTCTGAGAACGGTTATTACCTTTTGCTGGGGGTGATCGCAAGGATCCTTCGCGATAGGGACTGCGATTTGTCGACTTCGGCCGGAGTCGAACTTCTTTCAAACCCACCCTCATGGTCAGGCTTGACGCAGTCGTCGGACGCAGATCGTTCGGACATGGCGTTCCTATTGCCAGATGGCACCTTCGACGGCGAAGCACTTTCGTCGCGGGTTCTAGCGTCGAAGAGCCATATCGTCCTATCGACTTCGGGAACCACCGGAGATCCCAAGCCGATCCGGCAGTCGATCGGAAACCTTGCCCGAGCTGTCCAAATCTCCCCGAAACATGGGAACGATGTTTGGGGTCTGGCGTACCAACCGACCAAGATTGCGGGTATCCAAGTTCTCCTGCAAGCCCTTTGCAACGGGAACACGCTGGTGAACCTTTTCGGTCTCCCGGTGCCAACGGCGCGGGAGTGGATCCGCCGCTTCCAAGTCTCGCACTTGAGCGCCACACCGACATACTTCCGATTGCTTGCCGCGGATACGGAGGCTTATCCGCTCGTCCAAGCGGTTACGGTGGGAGGGGAAGTGGCGGATGCATCGATTCGAGCTCGTCTGGGGCAGCTTTTTCCTAACGCTCGATTCCGGAACGTCTACGCCTCCAGTGAGTTGGGGACTCTTTTTCACTCCCACGGCGATTCCTTTTTGGTTCCCGATTCCGTTCGCAATTCCATTCGAATCCAGGAGCAACGACTTTGGGTTCATCAAGACCTGGTTGCGGAGAATCTTCGCTCCCAATGTGTCGATGGTTTTTGGGATACCGGGGATTCCGTCGAAGTCCTTGGCGACGAGCCGCTTCAGATTCGCATCACGGGTCGGCGTTCGGATTGGATCAATGTGGGAGGGATGAAGGTCAATCCGCATGAAGTCGAAACGGCGCTTTGTTCTCTTCCCGGAGTGCTCGATGCGAGGGTCTTTGGTGTCCCGAATTCGGTCACTGGGAGCTTGGTCGCGGCCGAACTATCGATCGAACCCTCCTCCTCGCTCCGTGTTGCCGATGTCCGTCAGCTCCTGCAAGGGATTCTGCCCACGCATGCCATTCCCCGCGTGATAAGCTTCCGCGAGGGGCTGGTTATTTCGCCAACGGGAAAGAAGGAGCGACGAAGTTGAACATCTTGCTGACGGGAGGAACACGAGGGCTCGGTCGTTCCATCGCCGAATCCCTTCTTCGTCGGGGGGACCATGTGTGGATCTTGGCCCGCGATTCGGAGTCTTCAACCCGGGATTGGCCAGCCGAGTGGCCTGCGGAGTGCGAGCCGAAGTGGCGGGACCAAACGCACTGGGTTCAAGCAGACTTGTCCGACATCGCTGGGCTGAAAGGGGCTTTATCGCAAGGAATCGATAGCAACGCGATCCCCTTCGATGGCTTGGTCAACAACGCGGCCATCGCTTACGACGATCTTGTGACGAATTTATCGCTGAGCGAGCTTGAGCATAGCTTTCGAGTGAATGTCTTCGCACCGATGGAGCTGACCCGATTTGTTATTCGCAACATGCTGTTGCACCGACGCGGAGGTTCGTTGGTTCATATCAGTTCCATATGCAGTCGGACCGGGTACAAGGGGTTAGCGATGTATGGAGCCACGAAGGGGGCGTTGGAATCGTTTTCGAAGGGAGTCGCGCGTGAGTGGGGGAGCAAGGGGATACGGAGCAATTGCGTAGTACCTGGTTTCATGGAGACCGACATGTCGGGTGGATTGTCCGTGGAGCAGCGAGAGAAGATTTACCATCGCACGTCGTTACGGCAGGCAACGGATTTGGAGAGCGTAGCCTCGACGGTCTGTTTTCTCTTGAGCGACGCCGCCCGTTCTATCACCGGCCAAGACATCATCGTCGACGCAGGAAGTTTGTAAGTGGCGAGTGGCGAGTGGCGAGTGGCGAGTGGCGAGTGGCGAGTGGCGAGTGGCGAGTGGCGAGTGGCGAGGAGCGAGGAGCGAGGAGCGAGGAGCGAGGAGCGAGTGGCGAGTGGCGAGGAGCATGGAGTGAGGAGCATGGAGCGAGGAGCATGGAGTGAGGAGTATGGAGCATGGAGCGAAGGGCCTTAAAAATCAGAGAGACTCGCGGGCCACACGTAAGATTTTCCTCGGCGCAGGAACGGTCGAGGACGAGCCGTTCGACAATGTCGATCTGTTGTCCTCAACAGATCTGGAGCGCCTTACGCATCACGCAAGTTAAGTATCTTTCCCAGACCGCATACGGGACTTTCCCAGACAGCGTGCGGGAGGCTTGGCTTAGTCGATAGTATGATCGTACTCCGTGCAGGAACGGTCGAGGACGAGCCGTTCGACATTGTCGATCTGTTGTCCTCAACAGATCTGGAGCGATTGACGCATGGCACAAGGTAAGATCGTTTCGGCAACCGTGCGTTGAGGAAGCATTCGGGGGGAGATTCCCGTGTACCGGATGGCGGCGGGGCGATTCCCGTAAGAGCATCGGCAAGGTGAGCGAACATTCGCTTTGGCTTTTCATCCTGAAAGGATCAAAGCTTGTAGCCGGGGGTTGAGCGCAGCAACACCCCCGGTCACGCCCCACACCCTCTTCTATCCCGAAGGGATTACAGAGTCATCTTGCATCCCGTCGGGATGCGTAAACCTTGGGAAACACACCGGGGGTGTCGCTTGCGCTCAACCCCGGCTAATGGCTCAAGTCCTTTCAGGACAAACCAAGCAAACGTTCGACAATGTCGATCTGTTGTCCTCAACAGATCTGGATCGCCTGACGCATCACGCAAGAAAAGTATCTTTCCCAGACCGCGTACGGGAATCTCCACACAGCGTGAGCGAGACGTGGTCCGGTCGATAGAAAGCTGGTACTCGGTGCGGGAACGGTCGAGGACGAGCAGTTCGACATTGTCGATCTGTTGTCCTCAACAGATCTGGAGCGATTGACGCATGGCACAAGGTAAGTATCTTTCCCAGACCGCGTACGGGAATCTCCACACAGCGTGAGCGAGACGTGGTCCGGTCGATAGTAAGCTGGTACTCCGTGCAGGAACGGTCGAGGACGAGCCGTTCGACATTGTCGATCTGTTGTCCTCAATAGATCTGGAGCGATTGACGCATGGCACAAGGTAAGAACGTTTCGGCAACCGTGCGTTGAGGAAGCATTCGGGGGGAGATTCCCGTGTACCGGATGGCGGCGGGGCGATTCCCGTAAGAGCATCGGCAAGGTGAGCGAACATTCGCTTTGGCTTTTCATCCTGAAAGGATCAAAGCTTGTAGCCGGGGGTTGAGCGCAGCAACACCCCCGGTCACGCCCCACACCCTCTTCTATCCCGAAGGGATTACAGAGTCATCTTGCATCCCGTCGGGATGCGTAAACCTTGGGAAACACACCGGGGGTGTCGCTTGCGCTCAACCCCCGGCTAATGGCTCAAGTCCTTTCAGGACAAAAGGACGAGCCGTTCGACATTGTCGATCTGTTGTCCTCAACAGATCTGCATCGCCTGACGCATCACGCAAGAAAAGTATCTTTCCCAGACAGCGTACGGGAATCTCCACACAGCGTGAGCGAGACGTGGTCCGGTCGATAGAAAGCTGGTACTCGGTGCGGGAACGGTCGAGGACGAGCAGTTCGACATTGTCGATCTGTTGTCCTCAACAGATCTGGAGCGATTGACGCATGGCACAAGGTAAGATCGTTTCGGCAACCGTGCGTTGAGGAAGCATTCGGGGGGAGATTCCCGTGTACCGGATGGCGGCGGGGCGATTCCCGTAAGAGCATCGGCAAGGTGAGCGAACATTCGCTTTGGCTTTTCATCCTGAAAGGATCAAAGCTTGTAGCCGGGGGTTGAGCGCAGCAACACCCCCGGTCACGCCCCACACCCTCTTCTATCCCGAAGGGATTACAGAGTCATCTTGCATCCCGTCGGGATGCGTAAACCTTGGGAAACACACCGGGGGTGTCGCTTGCGCTCAATCCCCGGCTAATGGCTCAAGTCCTTTCAGGACAAAAGGACGAGCCGTTCGACATTGTCGATCTGTTGTCCTCAACAGATCTGCATCGCCTAACGCATCACGCAAGTTAAGTATCTTTCCCGGACCGCATACGGGACTTTCCCAGACTGCGTGAGGGAGAGGTGGCTTAGTCGATAGAAAGGTGGTACTCGGTGCAAGAACGGTCGAGGACGAGCCGTTCGACAATGTCGATCTGTTGTCCCCAACAGATCTGCATCGCCTAACGCATCACGCCAGTTAGGAAGCTCTCCCAGACAGCCTGCGGGACTTGCCAAGTCAGCGTGAGTGAGAGGTGGCTTGGTCGATGGTATGGTGGTACTCGGCGCAGGAACGGTCGGGGACGAGCCGTTCGACAATGTCGATCTGTTGTCCTCAACAGATCTGCATCGCCTAACGCATCACGCAAGTTAAGTATCTTTCCCGGACAGAGTGCAGGATTTTCCAAGACAGCGTACGGGAGAGGTGGCTTAGTCGATAGTATGGTGGTACTCGGCGCATGAACGGTCGAGGACGAGCCGTTCGACATTGCCACTCGCCGCTCATTTCCCCGGGAAAATCCGATAAAAGCGAATTTGCGGGCCGACGAATACGCCCATTTTCGCAAGCCTAAGTAGTAACCGGTTTCAAACCGGTGTTCCGGGAGCTAGATTAGCGACCGGCAAGTATTCGCCGTTCTCCGAAAGGTG includes these proteins:
- a CDS encoding glycosyltransferase family 4 protein encodes the protein MHVLYFHQYFSTRQGSTGTRSYEMAQKLLQRGHSVTMVCASYGAANTGLTAPFQNGRREGTVDGIHVIELELPISNRDSLLQRTWTFLKYSLRSSWIALTTRCDLVFATSTPLTAAIPGLVASWFRWRPFVFEVRDLWPELPKAMGVIKNPVVLFLMAVLEKRAYRASKRCIGLAPGIVDGIAKHIPRERVALVPNGCDLDFFDPETNKPWRPESIASDDFVAIFAGTHGPANGLDAVLDAGKVLQQRGRNDIKLLLVGDGKTKDRLIRRVNDENITNVLFHGNVRKELVPGLLQGADVGMQILANVPAFYYGTSPNKFFDYLAAGVPVLNNYPGWVADLVQANQCGKAIPPDDSNAFADALCWMADNREACRAMGLASRALAMREFNRDRLSDSFVDVLEQAAK
- a CDS encoding heparinase II/III family protein, coding for MDGKRKAKIAVRDWLGRATPFGERLVHKRGSENGYYLMNPLAKAYWIAKGVGWDNVPRRLLQSFALRSGRLIRSQNPSLYASDRCPLASIEPSNRISQWHRRRERFFPMPQSEKLRSIVPQDTWNEQVVAPIQSALAGHYPMFSHWTSPVGWPPNFQSDATHQIDWPVGPLWPRTTRSGGERDDIKLVWEPSRLTLLYHLARAYRFDGDETFAQAVWELIEAWVDQNPVNQTVAWGCGQEVAFRWMAVLFSVIAVLESPATTPDRLKKVDLLAWQSAKRIASNINYAISQENNHALSEAVGLWTVGLMYPELPEAEQWKRQGRTTLESEVSRQIYEDGSYVQHSMSYHRVMLDDMLWAIRLGSINNDPLRSETIERVGSAIRWLDQFVDDTTGRVPNLGSNDGANILPLSCSDYLDYRPVLLAGSTMLGIPVRDREYGLAVEKSLWLNGDASIATNKPATTPAEESYWDAPKGGYAILRHGKGYLLLKGSNYRDRPGQCDMQHVDLWHEHENVLRDAGSYFYYHRDPQWKKLFYSVASHNSVQYGSREQMTKGPNFLWFHWPFVEERIVHPTHLKLTVRYNTTTPYRHCRQIDRDGSLYIIRDSLQTLDGKNGEGDYVCRWRISPNWQWQWNEPQWVGVKDDRTLCRIEFRSTCRIDTQIVEGWESLYYGSKSKLPVMEVRFQNGELETRIECCDDAQRSNPS
- a CDS encoding phosphopantetheine-binding protein codes for the protein MTPNAQILHNKINEVLEESGRERVAELTPLARLKQDLDLDSLDLAVLTVKIEAATGIDIFADGLVETVGEILAKMQR
- a CDS encoding AMP-binding protein, giving the protein MRKCNADRPFFVDHPILAEQSAPTIWTYRDLLSDLAALSRGETSVLGGVDGPVEGRSGNGESKDHRSENGYYLLLGVIARILRDRDCDLSTSAGVELLSNPPSWSGLTQSSDADRSDMAFLLPDGTFDGEALSSRVLASKSHIVLSTSGTTGDPKPIRQSIGNLARAVQISPKHGNDVWGLAYQPTKIAGIQVLLQALCNGNTLVNLFGLPVPTAREWIRRFQVSHLSATPTYFRLLAADTEAYPLVQAVTVGGEVADASIRARLGQLFPNARFRNVYASSELGTLFHSHGDSFLVPDSVRNSIRIQEQRLWVHQDLVAENLRSQCVDGFWDTGDSVEVLGDEPLQIRITGRRSDWINVGGMKVNPHEVETALCSLPGVLDARVFGVPNSVTGSLVAAELSIEPSSSLRVADVRQLLQGILPTHAIPRVISFREGLVISPTGKKERRS
- a CDS encoding SDR family NAD(P)-dependent oxidoreductase — its product is MNILLTGGTRGLGRSIAESLLRRGDHVWILARDSESSTRDWPAEWPAECEPKWRDQTHWVQADLSDIAGLKGALSQGIDSNAIPFDGLVNNAAIAYDDLVTNLSLSELEHSFRVNVFAPMELTRFVIRNMLLHRRGGSLVHISSICSRTGYKGLAMYGATKGALESFSKGVAREWGSKGIRSNCVVPGFMETDMSGGLSVEQREKIYHRTSLRQATDLESVASTVCFLLSDAARSITGQDIIVDAGSL